The region TGCTCGTAGACTGGCTCGCCTGGCTAAATCACCCTTTTTAAAGGTAGAGGCCACCAAATTTACAGAGGTGGGATATGTAGGTAGAGACGTTGAGTCAATGATAAGGGATCTCACCCACCTTGCAGTGGACATGGTAAAACAGGAAGAAAAAGAAAAGGTTGAACAAGAGGCAAAAGTGAGGGCAGAGGAACGGCTCCTCGATCTGCTACTACCTTCTGGGGGCAGCATGGTTTCTCCACAAGGCCCTGGCACTGAGGCAACATATGATTCCACTCGTGAGCGCTTAAGGACTATGCTACGTGAAGGTAAACTAGAAGACCGTTATGTTGAGCTTGATCTGCCCCAACGGGCTCAAGGGCCAATGGTGGAGATTCTAGCTGCCTCAGGCATGGAAGAACTTCAGTCCAATATTCAGGAAATGTTTTCTAACATCTTCCCTTCAAAGAAAAAGAGGAAGAAAATAAAGGTCTCTGAGGCCAGGAGGATACTTGAGCAGGAGGCAGCAAGTCAACTCATTGATATGGACAAAGTCGTAGAACAGGCGATTCAGAGAGTTGAACAGTCGGGGATCATATTCCTCGATGAGATTGATAAGGTGGCTGCGAGGGGAAGCGGCTCTGGACCTGACGTATCGAGAGAGGGAGTCCAGCGAGATCTGCTTCCCATTGTAGAAGGTACGAGCGTACACACAAAATACGGGATAGTAAGGACAGATCACATACTCTTTATTGCAAGTGGGGCCTTCCATGTTGCAAAACCATCAGATCTCCTACCAGAGCTCCAGGGAAGATTCCCCATACGTGTCGAACTTGATCCACTTACCCAGGATGACTTCTTCAAAATATTAAAAGAGCCTGAAAATGCCCTGGTCACTCAGTATAAGGCACTTATGGAAACTGAAGGAATCACACTTGATTTTGATGATGAGGCGATTATGGAAATAGCACGGATAGCCTATGAAGTTAACCAGAGGACTGAAAATATTGGGGCAAGGAGGCTCCACACTGTTATGGAAAAACTTCTGGAAGAGGTCTCTTTTGAGGCCCCAGACATAGGACCCAAGTCGATTCCAATAACAGCACAGTATGTGAGGGAACGGCTTGAAGGAATAATTAAAGACGAAGATTTGAGTAGGTTTATTTTGTAATCTATGCAGGCAGATAAAAAAATGAGCATACGAGCGGAAGTATTGATAGAGGCCCTCCCCTATATCAGGAAATTTTATGGCAAAACTGTGGTCATTAAATACGGTGGCCACGCCATGGTGGATGATAGGCTAAAGGAAAATTTTGTCCTCGATATCATCCTCATGAAATATATCGGCATAAGACCTGTAGTAGTCCATGGAGGAGGCCCTCAAATCACCAAGACACTGGAGAGAATGGGCATTAAGCCCACCTTTGTCGAAGGCCAGAGGGTCACAGATGATGAGACCATGAGTGTAGTGGAGATGGTGCTAGTTGGCACTGTCAACAAAGAAATAGTAGGACTCATAAACTCCCATGGCGGCAGGGCAGTGGGTCTTTCTGGAAGGGATGGTGACCTCATAAAGACATCTCGCATGAAAATATACAAGTACACAGGAGATGAACGCCCACCTGAAATCATTGACATCGGGAGGGTTGGCAAGGTTGAAGAGGTCAATGTTGAGGTCATTTATGCCCTTGAGAATTCAGGATTTGTCCCGGTGATCGCCCCAGTTGGAGTTGGTCCCGACGGTACCGCCCACAATATTAACGCAGACCTTGTGGCAGGGGCAATCGCAGGGGCCCTCAAGGCTGAAAAGCTCATACTGCTTACAGATGTTCCAGGCGTAATGGTAAAGAGTGAAGACGGACAAGACAAATTAATACACTCCATGACAGTAAAAGAGGTGGATAAACTCATTGAAGAAGGCATCGCCCAAGGCGGCATGATACCTAAATTAAAGGCCTGCAAGAAGGCCTTAAATGCCGGAGTGAAAAAGGCCCATATTATTGACGGAAGGGTTGAACACGCAATAATTCTTGAACTCTTAACTGATGAAGGGATAGGGACAGAGGTAGTAGGCGAATGAGTTCATTTTTTGAAAATATCGCAGATACCTACAATCGTTTTCCAGTCACAATTGTAAAGGGGACTGGAACTAAATTATACGATGAAGAGGGTCGGGAATTTCTAGATTTTACTGCAGGCATTGCAGTCTGCAATCTAGGTCACTCTAACCCTGAACTCATAGAAGTTGCTAAAAAGGGGCTGGAATGCCTTTGGCATACGTCCAATCTATTCTGGACAAGGCCCCAGGCAGCTCTAGCCAAGGCCATTTGCGAACACTCCTTTGGCGAAAAGGTCTTTTTCTGCAACTCAGGGGCTGAGGCAGTAGAGTCTGCCTTCAAACTCATGCGCCGATTTGGTCATGAGACAAAGGGACCAGGGGCAGTAGAGGTAATAGCCCTCCATGGTTCCTTTCATGGAAGGACTTTAGGGGCCCTGTCTCTTACAGGGCAACCTCAGTACCAGAAGGGATTTCGTCCTCTGGTCCCAACTGTGACCTTTGTGCCAAGAAATGATATCAAGGCATTGAGGCTAGCCATTGGGAAGAGGACCTGTGGTATCATACTAGAGCCAATCCAGGGAGAAGGCGGGGTACACGTCTTAAGCGACGAATTCCTCCTTGAGGCCAGAAGATTATGTGATGAAAATGGCCTGCTCCTCTGTTTTGACGAGGTTCAGGTAGGAATTGGGAGAACAGGGACTCTTTTTGCTTATGAACAGACTCCAGTCGTCCCAGACCTAATGTGTCTGGCAAAGGCACTTGGAAACGGTCTTCCAATTGGGGCACTTGTTGCGAAAAAGGCAATAATGAGCTACCTCCCTCCTGGGACACATGCCTCTACCTTTGGTGGTAATCCAGTAATCTCTCAAGTTGCCCAAAAGGTAATTGAGATCATAGGAGACAATGCCTTCTTGGAAGGCGTAAAGATTAAAGGTGAGCTCCTTAAAAAAGGACTCATGGAAATAAAAGCGGATTTCCCAGGCCTAATAAAGGAGGTGCGCGGCAAGGGCCTAATACAGGCAGTAGAATTCAACTCTCCGCTTGAAGGGATTGGTTCTAGATTTATTGACGAAGGAGTGCTATGCCTGACACCGGCAGACAGGCTCCTTAGAGTTCTTCCTCCCCTTATAATTGAGGAGGATGAAATAAAAGAATTTTTAAACAAATTTCGAAACATATTGGAAAAATACTGTTAGCGAGCATAGTAAAATTGTCGGGAATTTATTTTTGGGGAAGTATCATGAGTAATAAGAAATTAAGACACTTTCTTAGGGTACTTGATCTCAACAAAGATGAAATTTTACGTATTTTAGAAGGTGGTTTTAGATTAAAACGTCAGAAAAAGGCTGGAATTCAACCTTTTCCTGCAACGGGAAAGAGCCTTGGACTCCTTTTTGAAAAACCATCTACCAGGACAAGGGTCTCTTTTGAGGCAGCAATGTTCAATCTTGGCGGGCAGGTAACATTTATGTCTTCGCGAGACCTGCAACTGACCAGAGGTGAACCCATCAAGGACACAGCACGGGTCCTATCGAGATACCTTGACTGTGTTGTCATTAGGACCTTTGGTCAGGCAGTTGTGGAGGAGTTTGCAAAGTGGTCCACAATCCCTGTAATAAATGGCCTCACAGATGAACATCATCCATGCCAGGTGCTTTCGGACATTATGACAGTTATAGAATGCAAAGGACACAATGTTGAGGACTTAAAAATTGCGTGGGTGGGTGATGGGAATAACGTATGCCATTCCTGGATAGAGCTTTCGGCCAGACTAGGTTTTGAGTTGAAAATTGCATGTCCAAAGGGATTTGAGCCAGACGAAACCATCTTGGCTCAGGCCAAAGACGAAGGTGCAAGAGTCACGATTTCAGATGATCCGTTTAGCGCTGTATCTGATGCAGACGTAATAAATACTGATGTTTGGGCGAGCATGGGGCAAGAGGATGAACTTGAAAAAAGAAAACAAATCTTTATGCCCTATCAGGTAAATAACGAACTTATTTCAAAGGCCCCGAACGATGCAATAGTGCTTCACTGCTTACCCGCCCATAGGGGAGAAGAAATTACAGATGATGTAATTGAGTCTCCTCAGGCTCCTGTTTGGGATCAAGCAGAAAACAAAATGCATCTCCATGCAAGCATCCTTTTCTGGGCCCTTGAACTAAAAGATGGAGTGTAGAGCTATGAAGGATACTCCCAAAAAAATAGTCCTTGCGTATTCTGGTGGTCTTGACACCTCAGTAATACTAAAGTGGCTTAAAGAGACATATCATTGTGAGATTGTGGCGTATTCTGCAAATATTGGTCAGGATGAGGATTGGGACAAAGTCCGCGAAAAGGCCTGGGCAACAGGTGCCGATGAAGTGGTGATAAGGGATCTTAGGGATGAGTTTGTACGCGACTTTGTCTTTCCCATGATGAGGGCCAATGCCATCTATGAAGGCCAATATCTTCTGGGGACCTCTATTGCAAGGCCACTTATCGCAAAAGAACAGGTTAACGTTGCCCATGAGACAGGTGCCGATGCAGTAAGCCATGGAGCAACTGGCAAGGGGAATGACCAGGTGAGATTCGAGCTCACCTATATGGCCCTTGATCCTGAGCTCAAGATAATCGCTCCGTGGCGTAT is a window of Dissulfuribacter thermophilus DNA encoding:
- the argB gene encoding acetylglutamate kinase, which gives rise to MSIRAEVLIEALPYIRKFYGKTVVIKYGGHAMVDDRLKENFVLDIILMKYIGIRPVVVHGGGPQITKTLERMGIKPTFVEGQRVTDDETMSVVEMVLVGTVNKEIVGLINSHGGRAVGLSGRDGDLIKTSRMKIYKYTGDERPPEIIDIGRVGKVEEVNVEVIYALENSGFVPVIAPVGVGPDGTAHNINADLVAGAIAGALKAEKLILLTDVPGVMVKSEDGQDKLIHSMTVKEVDKLIEEGIAQGGMIPKLKACKKALNAGVKKAHIIDGRVEHAIILELLTDEGIGTEVVGE
- a CDS encoding aspartate aminotransferase family protein — protein: MSSFFENIADTYNRFPVTIVKGTGTKLYDEEGREFLDFTAGIAVCNLGHSNPELIEVAKKGLECLWHTSNLFWTRPQAALAKAICEHSFGEKVFFCNSGAEAVESAFKLMRRFGHETKGPGAVEVIALHGSFHGRTLGALSLTGQPQYQKGFRPLVPTVTFVPRNDIKALRLAIGKRTCGIILEPIQGEGGVHVLSDEFLLEARRLCDENGLLLCFDEVQVGIGRTGTLFAYEQTPVVPDLMCLAKALGNGLPIGALVAKKAIMSYLPPGTHASTFGGNPVISQVAQKVIEIIGDNAFLEGVKIKGELLKKGLMEIKADFPGLIKEVRGKGLIQAVEFNSPLEGIGSRFIDEGVLCLTPADRLLRVLPPLIIEEDEIKEFLNKFRNILEKYC
- the argF gene encoding ornithine carbamoyltransferase, translating into MSNKKLRHFLRVLDLNKDEILRILEGGFRLKRQKKAGIQPFPATGKSLGLLFEKPSTRTRVSFEAAMFNLGGQVTFMSSRDLQLTRGEPIKDTARVLSRYLDCVVIRTFGQAVVEEFAKWSTIPVINGLTDEHHPCQVLSDIMTVIECKGHNVEDLKIAWVGDGNNVCHSWIELSARLGFELKIACPKGFEPDETILAQAKDEGARVTISDDPFSAVSDADVINTDVWASMGQEDELEKRKQIFMPYQVNNELISKAPNDAIVLHCLPAHRGEEITDDVIESPQAPVWDQAENKMHLHASILFWALELKDGV
- the hslU gene encoding ATP-dependent protease ATPase subunit HslU, with amino-acid sequence MNATEGGGLMDEAPLTPRQIVMELDKYIIGQKQAKRSVAIALRNRWRRQQIPEALRDEIAPKNIIMIGPTGVGKTEIARRLARLAKSPFLKVEATKFTEVGYVGRDVESMIRDLTHLAVDMVKQEEKEKVEQEAKVRAEERLLDLLLPSGGSMVSPQGPGTEATYDSTRERLRTMLREGKLEDRYVELDLPQRAQGPMVEILAASGMEELQSNIQEMFSNIFPSKKKRKKIKVSEARRILEQEAASQLIDMDKVVEQAIQRVEQSGIIFLDEIDKVAARGSGSGPDVSREGVQRDLLPIVEGTSVHTKYGIVRTDHILFIASGAFHVAKPSDLLPELQGRFPIRVELDPLTQDDFFKILKEPENALVTQYKALMETEGITLDFDDEAIMEIARIAYEVNQRTENIGARRLHTVMEKLLEEVSFEAPDIGPKSIPITAQYVRERLEGIIKDEDLSRFIL